Proteins found in one Bremerella volcania genomic segment:
- the lepB gene encoding signal peptidase I yields MAKKKRNSSNSGSLAANDSKSSQQSGDTDHFAVTREFVESLVVAVILALLFRAFEAEAFVIPTGSMATTLLGRHKDVVDEYSGYEYTVGASGEMDRTTNRQFQNVVEAIDPLYHRLTEIGDNPSYSGDRILVSKFAYDFADPARWDVIVFKYPIEPQTNYIKRLIGLPGETVRIYHGDIYIKKPGETQFSIARKPPSKQLTLNRLVYDTNYPCPILEKAGFPDRLEAHPTETRADWVKQENGAWTCTPSGKPTWLRYRHVLADNGRTFSYWALAEHNDPIDTQKAREECSQLITDFSAYNTDTVTRYRNHRTSSGLHWVGDLMLECEATVKSEQGILSLDLVEGGTHFRCDIDVATGKATIDTNKPSVTFDHAGEIEAQTSVRGAGTYSLRFANTDDELRLWVNGSLVKFNAPATYTPNQPVSPKWSPEDPGDLLPVGIGTDSVQLTLERVRVLRDVYYIADGRQYRHGRETSTLLDYEVAGHPGWNAPPDDRIMETLTNPETWNSTELFNMRREAIFTLEKGQYFPLGDNSAESQDGRLFPVGQQFVPEHMLIGKALFVYWPHSKNKPVPFFPNFSRMKFIQ; encoded by the coding sequence ATGGCCAAGAAAAAACGCAATTCATCGAATTCAGGCTCGCTCGCGGCGAACGATTCGAAGTCTTCCCAGCAATCAGGCGACACCGATCACTTTGCCGTGACGCGCGAGTTTGTCGAGTCGCTTGTCGTCGCCGTGATCTTGGCGCTGCTGTTTCGAGCATTCGAAGCCGAGGCGTTTGTCATACCAACCGGATCGATGGCAACCACGCTTCTTGGACGCCATAAAGATGTGGTCGATGAGTATTCCGGCTATGAATACACGGTGGGTGCCAGCGGCGAGATGGACCGCACGACCAACCGACAATTCCAGAACGTCGTCGAGGCAATTGATCCGCTGTACCATCGTCTGACCGAAATCGGGGACAACCCATCGTACAGCGGCGATCGAATCCTGGTTAGCAAGTTCGCCTATGACTTTGCGGACCCGGCCCGCTGGGATGTGATCGTTTTCAAATACCCGATCGAACCACAAACGAACTACATCAAGCGTCTGATCGGTCTACCTGGCGAGACGGTTCGTATCTATCACGGCGATATCTACATCAAGAAGCCAGGCGAAACGCAATTCAGCATTGCGCGAAAACCTCCTTCCAAGCAGTTGACATTAAATCGCTTGGTCTACGACACCAACTATCCCTGTCCCATTCTGGAGAAGGCTGGGTTTCCGGACCGACTCGAGGCTCATCCCACCGAAACGCGTGCCGATTGGGTCAAGCAGGAGAATGGAGCCTGGACGTGCACGCCAAGCGGAAAACCAACGTGGCTGCGTTATCGACACGTGCTGGCTGACAACGGACGCACCTTCAGCTATTGGGCCCTGGCGGAACACAATGATCCGATCGATACGCAAAAGGCCCGCGAAGAGTGCAGCCAGTTAATCACCGACTTCAGTGCCTATAACACCGATACCGTTACCCGCTATCGCAACCATCGGACTTCCTCCGGGTTGCATTGGGTGGGTGATTTGATGCTGGAGTGCGAAGCCACCGTGAAGTCGGAGCAAGGCATTCTCTCTCTCGACCTGGTCGAAGGGGGAACGCACTTTCGCTGTGATATCGACGTTGCCACCGGCAAGGCCACCATCGATACGAACAAGCCATCGGTCACGTTTGACCATGCAGGAGAAATCGAAGCCCAAACCTCCGTTCGAGGTGCCGGCACGTATTCGCTTCGTTTCGCCAACACCGATGATGAGCTTCGCTTATGGGTGAACGGTAGCCTTGTGAAATTCAATGCACCGGCGACCTACACACCCAATCAGCCGGTTTCCCCTAAATGGAGCCCGGAAGATCCTGGCGACCTGCTGCCAGTGGGTATCGGGACCGATTCCGTTCAATTGACTCTTGAGCGCGTACGCGTGCTGCGGGATGTCTACTACATCGCCGATGGACGACAATACCGCCACGGGCGAGAAACCAGCACGCTGCTCGATTATGAAGTCGCCGGTCACCCAGGCTGGAACGCTCCTCCAGACGATCGCATCATGGAGACGCTGACCAACCCCGAAACCTGGAACTCGACCGAGCTATTCAACATGCGTCGCGAGGCGATCTTCACCCTGGAAAAGGGGCAATACTTTCCGCTGGGCGACAATAGTGCCGAAAGCCAGGATGGCCGACTCTTCCCGGTGGGCCAACAGTTTGTGCCTGAGCACATGCTGATTGGCAAAGCACTCTTCGTCTATTGGCCTCATTCCAAGAATAAGCCAGTTCCGTTTTTCCCCAACTTCAGCAGGATGAAGTTCATTCAATAA
- the lptB gene encoding LPS export ABC transporter ATP-binding protein → MDESTILSAQNLVKTYGRRRVVDGVSYDVKRGEIVGLLGSNGAGKTTSFRMTCGMVTPNEGRVELSGKDVTLWPMFKRCRDGGMGYLAQDSSVFQKLTVEQNLLGVMELLRIDSYHRKMRCEELLERFDITHIRKSKAKSLSGGERRRLEIARCLVSDPEIIMLDEPFTGIDPVTVDSIQLVIRELRDSGISILITDHQAEKTLEIVDRCYVVHRGNILCHGTPDEVVRHPEAVKYYFGNLSRNNFGDRSDMDAAA, encoded by the coding sequence ATGGACGAATCAACGATTCTCTCCGCTCAAAACCTTGTCAAAACCTACGGCCGACGACGCGTCGTCGATGGCGTGAGCTACGATGTGAAACGTGGTGAAATCGTTGGCCTTTTGGGTTCCAACGGCGCCGGCAAGACGACCAGCTTCCGCATGACTTGCGGCATGGTTACCCCTAACGAAGGACGTGTCGAACTTAGCGGCAAAGACGTTACGCTTTGGCCGATGTTTAAACGTTGCCGTGACGGCGGCATGGGTTATCTGGCCCAGGATAGCAGTGTCTTCCAAAAGCTGACCGTCGAGCAGAACTTGCTGGGCGTGATGGAACTGCTGCGAATCGACTCATACCATCGCAAGATGCGCTGTGAAGAATTGTTGGAACGATTCGACATCACCCACATTCGCAAGTCGAAAGCCAAGAGTCTGTCCGGGGGCGAACGCCGCCGGCTGGAGATCGCCCGCTGCCTGGTTTCCGACCCTGAAATCATCATGCTCGACGAACCGTTTACCGGCATCGACCCGGTGACCGTCGACAGCATTCAATTGGTGATTCGCGAACTTCGCGACAGTGGAATCTCTATCCTGATCACCGACCACCAGGCAGAAAAGACGTTGGAAATCGTCGATCGATGCTACGTCGTTCACCGTGGCAACATCCTTTGCCACGGCACGCCCGACGAAGTGGTACGACACCCAGAAGCGGTGAAGTATTACTTTGGCAACTTGTCGCGTAATAACTTTGGCGATCGAAGTGACATGGATGCGGCAGCCTAG
- a CDS encoding class I SAM-dependent methyltransferase gives MTHRVFHAWDGSNGEIGTQIDAQAACPISGQHAAVVICDRDRYGYPLRTVISQATGLVYTDPRADNDTIDDFYRSTYRRFYKSASQPKWKHTARNAFIANQRVEMIKTLVTKGAAVLDVGTGSGELLYVGRRHGLEMQGIEVDQTYAQFGRKSYGVKIINESLRSAVLPKEHFDVVTIFHVLEHLPDPQAALAKIWTTLKPGGCVLVEVPNVESLDTRFHQKWHPGHLYHFNCGTLSALAATCGFVTATVHTCERRSVVGALLGKPWIPIEVDWQPIVAGNFEKTWDLLQFQAQQNWYANFYGRLGRARHKFKRNLREWTLSLSEGNRRRLVDKVTRNRAA, from the coding sequence ATGACACACCGAGTGTTTCACGCTTGGGATGGATCCAATGGCGAGATCGGAACGCAGATCGACGCCCAGGCTGCCTGCCCGATTTCTGGCCAGCATGCGGCCGTCGTGATTTGCGATAGAGACCGATACGGCTACCCCTTGCGAACGGTCATCTCTCAAGCTACGGGACTCGTCTACACCGATCCTCGCGCCGACAACGACACGATCGACGACTTCTATCGCAGCACGTATCGTCGCTTCTACAAATCGGCCTCCCAGCCCAAATGGAAACATACGGCTCGCAACGCTTTCATCGCGAACCAGCGAGTCGAGATGATCAAGACGCTGGTCACCAAAGGTGCCGCCGTGCTTGATGTCGGCACCGGTTCAGGAGAATTACTGTACGTCGGTCGCCGTCATGGCCTCGAAATGCAAGGGATCGAGGTCGATCAGACCTATGCCCAATTTGGTCGTAAGAGTTACGGCGTGAAGATCATCAACGAATCCTTACGAAGCGCCGTCCTACCGAAAGAGCACTTCGACGTGGTCACGATTTTTCACGTCCTGGAACACTTGCCCGATCCCCAGGCAGCTCTTGCCAAAATCTGGACGACTCTGAAACCAGGCGGCTGTGTTCTAGTCGAGGTCCCCAACGTCGAGTCACTCGATACCCGGTTCCATCAGAAGTGGCACCCGGGGCATTTGTACCACTTCAACTGCGGCACCCTCTCGGCGCTGGCTGCCACCTGTGGCTTTGTAACGGCTACGGTGCATACCTGTGAGCGTCGAAGTGTCGTGGGGGCATTGTTGGGCAAGCCTTGGATCCCAATCGAGGTTGATTGGCAGCCGATCGTGGCCGGCAACTTCGAGAAGACCTGGGACCTGCTGCAATTCCAGGCCCAGCAAAACTGGTATGCGAACTTTTACGGGCGACTCGGACGTGCGCGTCATAAGTTCAAACGCAACCTGCGCGAATGGACTCTTTCGCTTTCTGAGGGGAATCGACGTAGGCTCGTCGACAAGGTCACCCGGAATCGCGCCGCCTAG